A genomic region of Oryza glaberrima chromosome 1, OglaRS2, whole genome shotgun sequence contains the following coding sequences:
- the LOC127784980 gene encoding pentatricopeptide repeat-containing protein At4g38150-like, with protein sequence MMSLQIPARSGGLRRLLLLGGADGIRRPYSTGDRRRRVIREARQEEEDEAFLRTLNFGADPENNPPPPPPPPPRRPGGAPDDSSPHAAFPTDILRRAAGKQPLPPPQQPIGESLMEKLKLGDAAATTAAGNSGERPQPEREPTKPPPPEHEAAQPEDVDEIFRKMKETGLIPNAVAMLDGLCKSGLVQEAMKLFGLMREKGSIPEVVVYTAVVEAFCKARKLDDAVRIFKKMQGNGVIPNAFSYWLLIQGLCKGGRLDDAVAFCVEMFEAGHSPNAMTFVGLVDEVCKAKGVEEAEKLVRSFQDRNFAIDEKSIREHLDKKGPFSPVIWEVIFGKKKSGRPF encoded by the coding sequence aTGATGAGCTTGCAGATTCCGGCGAGATCCGGAgggctccgccgcctcctcctcctcggaggGGCGGATGGGATCAGGAGGCCCTACTCCACGGGCGACCGCCGGCGCCGGGTGATCCGCGAGgcgcggcaggaggaggaggacgaggcctTCCTCCGCACCCTCAACTTCGGCGCCGACCCGGAGAACAaccccccgccaccgccgccgccgccgcctcgacgacCCGGAGGTGCACCCGACGACTCCTCCCCACACGCCGCGTTCCCCACCGACATCCTCCGACGCGCCGCCGGGAAacagccgttgccgccgccgcagcaaccCATCGGGGAATCGCTGATGGAGAAGCTTAAGCTGGGCGAcgcagccgccaccaccgccgcgggaaacagcggcgagcggccgcAGCCTGAGCGCGAGCcgacgaagccgccgccgcctgagcacGAGGCGGCGCAGCCGGAGGACGTGGACGAGATCTTCAGGAAGATGAAGGAGACTGGGCTGATTCCGAACGCCGTCGCCATGCTCGACGGCCTGTGCAAGAGCGGGCTGGTGCAGGAGGCCATGAAGCTGTTCGGTCTTATGCGAGAGAAGGGTTCCATCCCTGAGGTTGTCGTCTACACCGCGGTTGTCGAGGCTTTCTGCAAGGCACGCAAGCTTGACGATGCTGTGAGGATTTTCAAGAAGATGCAGGGGAATGGGGTTATTCCGAACGCCTTCAGCTACTGGTTGCTAATACAGGGGCTGTGCAAGGGTGGGAGGCTGGATGATGCAGTTGCCTTCTGCGTGGAGATGTTTGAGGCTGGGCATTCGCCGAATGCCATGACCTTTGTGGGCTTGGTTGATGAGGTATGCAAGGCTAAGGGGGTAGAGGAGGCTGAGAAGCTCGTGAGGAGTTTCCAGGACAGGAACTTTGCCATTGATGAGAAGTCCATCAGGGAGCACTTGGACAAGAAAGGTCCATTCTCGCCGGTCATTTGGGAGGTGATCTTTGGAAAGAAGAAATCAGGCCGACCATTTTGA
- the LOC127784907 gene encoding pentatricopeptide repeat-containing protein At5g40400: MSFGEITELLLRDHPRGHARLAMSVSRIPPSTLTSLLPRALNPRVAVVDLVAGHLTASDAPDEARPIEDELSRLLPYLGSDELTAVVLRAGHSHPLPTLRFLLALPPPAQPSPTHLAFLAGSLASSRLFSQALDALSHLLRLHPGHDALPTLLRSSATAPHPSLPGLLVKALLRHARLRDALRAALRAAAAGAPPDAAAFNALLAALSRAGRFDDLWAARAVMARAGVRPNAHTFNILVAALCRGEDAERAQGFLEELEEQGFEPDVVTYNALLSGYCRRGRLQDALHLFDVMPYRRVQPDLVSHTVVMDVLCKAGRVRDARRMFDRMIQSGLSPDAVAYSVLIAGYCNEGRLREARFLLMEMVGYGFSSEGFALKVVVESHVKFSKLLTCLNMVAPIRKHGVVIPSQSYSCLIGALCEDMRPNAARGLLHWMIEDGHSPSLAMYNMIVECFCQCDIVEEALDVKVEMISREVRLDFNTYRALITCFCRLGRSLDGESIMAEMIESGFQPNEAICSALVCGFCKEGALNRAELILRAFVLDFHVHCNESYNALMRAYCETTSSKESLELQNRMLELGFVPNSETCRSLILGLSKSIDLVSSDDGFSCISSKDNGGNAE, from the coding sequence atgtcattcggGGAAATTACAGAACTACTACTTCGAGACCACCCACGCGGCCACGCGCGTCTCGCCATGTCCGTGTCGCGCATTCCGCCGAGCACCCTGACGTCGCTCCTCCCGCGCGCCCTCaacccgcgcgtcgccgtcgtcgacctcgTCGCGGGCCACCTCACCGCCTCCGACGCCCCCGACGAGGCGAGGCCCATTGAGGATGAGCTCTCCCGGCTGCTCCCCTACCTCGGCAGCGACGAGctcaccgccgtcgtcctccgcgccggccactccCACCCGCTCCCCACCCTCCGCTTCCTcctcgcgctgccgccgccggcgcagcccTCGCCGACCCACCTCGCCTTCCTCGCGGgctccctcgcctcctcccgcctctTCTCCCAAGCCCTCGACGCGCTCTCCCACCTCCTCCGGCTCCACCCGGGCCACGACGCCCTCCCCACGCTCCTCCGCTCCAGCGCCACCGCGCCGCACCCCTCCCTCCCGGGCCTCCTCGTCAAGGCCCTCCTCCGCCACGCCCGCCTCCGCGACGcgctccgcgccgccctccgcgccgcggccgccggcgccccgCCCGACGCTGCGGCCTTcaacgccctcctcgccgcgctctcccGCGCGGGGCGGTTCGATGACCTCtgggccgcgcgcgccgtcATGGCGCGCGCCGGGGTGCGGCCCAACGCGCACACGTTCAAcatcctcgtcgccgccctGTGCCGCGGGGAGGACGCCGAGCGCGCGCAGGGGTTCCTCGAGGAGCTCGAGGAGCAGGGATTCGAGCCGGACGTGGTCACCTACAACGCCCTCCTCTCAGGCTACTGCCGCAGGGGAAGGCTCCAGGACGCGCTGCACCTGTTCGACGTAATGCCATACAGACGTGTGCAGCCAGACTTGGTCTCTCATACAGTTGTAATGGATGTGCTGTGCAAGGCCGGGAGGGTGCGCGATGCTCGGCGGATGTTTGACAGGATGATCCAGAGTGGGTTGAGCCCTGATGCTGTTGCTTATAGTGTTCTTATCGCCGGGTACTGTAACGAAGGGAGGTTAAGGGAGGCAAGATTTCTGCTGATGGAAATGGTCGGGTATGGGTTCTCATCAGAAGGATTTGCTCTCAAGGTTGTGGTAGAAAGCCATGTAAAATTCAGTAAGCTGCTCACCTGCTTGAACATGGTGGCACCTATAAGAAAGCATGGTGTTGTCATCCCATCGCAGAGTTACAGTTGCTTGATTGGTGCATTGTGCGAGGATATGCGCCCTAATGCTGCCAGGGGTTTGTTGCATTGGATGATAGAGGATGGGCACAGCCCTAGCTTGGCAATGTATAATATGATCGTAGAGTGCTTCTGCCAATGTGACATTGTGGAGGAGGCTTTAGATGTCAAGGTTGAAATGATCTCAAGAGAAGTGAGACTGGACTTCAATACTTATCGAGCACTCATAACCTGCTTTTGCAGGTTGGGAAGGAGCTTAGATGGTGAATCGATAATGGCAGAGATGATTGAATCTGGCTTCCAACCAAATGAAGCTATTTGTTCTGCATTGGTTTGTGGATTTTGCAAGGAAGGAGCCCTTAATAGGGCAGAATTAATTCTGAGGgcttttgttcttgatttccATGTCCATTGCAACGAAAGCTATAATGCTCTGATGAGAGCTTACTGCGAAACCACAAGCAGCAAGGAGTCATTAGAATTGCAGAACAGGATGTTGGAATTGGGTTTTGTCCCAAACAGTGAGACATGCAGATCACTTATTCTTGGCCTTTCAAAAAGTATTGATCTAGTTTCCAGTGATGATGGTTTTTCATGCATTAGTAGCAAGGATAATGGTGGAAATGCTGAGTGA
- the LOC127784945 gene encoding putative pectate lyase 21: MGASCSSPFPPPPPPAESNAPSASAMHHPPHPAAGGGGPVMPYADADRTLRALAGAAEGFGRRAIGGLHGPLYRVTSLDDDGHGTLRQACRAHGPLWIVFDVSGDIHLRTYLRVTSHKTIDGRGQRVRLLGKGLQLKECRHVIVCNLQIEGGRGHDVDAIQIKPSSADIWIDRCSLADCDDGLIDITRGSTDVTVSRCRFSRHDKTMLVGADPSHTGDRGIRVTVHHCFFDGTRQRHPRVRFGRAHLYNNYTRGWGIYAVAAGVEAQVASQCNVYEAGAERKAVFRYVPERAADREEAEAGWVRSEGDAFLNGARPCLVDGGDAAVFRPEEYYERWTMEAASPALKEVVQLCAGWQPVPRPPGE; this comes from the coding sequence ATGGgcgcctcctgctcctcccccttcccccctcctcctccacctgccGAATCCAacgccccctccgcctccgcgatGCACCACCCGCCTCACCccgcggccggaggaggaggacccgTCATGCCgtacgccgacgccgaccgcaCCCTCCGCGCgctggccggcgcggcggagggcttcggccgccgcgccatcggCGGGCTCCACGGCCCGCTCTACCGCGTCACctccctcgacgacgacggccacggCACCCTCCGCCAGGCGTGCCGCGCCCACGGCCCGCTCTGGATCGTCTTCGACGTCTCCGGCGACATCCACCTCCGCACCTACCTCCGCGTCACCTCCCACAAGACCATCGACGGGCGCGGCCAGCGCGTGCGCCTCCTCGGCAAGGGGCTCCAGCTCAAGGAGTGCCGCCACGTGATCGTCTGCAACCTCCAGATCGAGGGGGGCCGCGGCCACGACGTGGACGCCATCCAGATCAAGCCCTCCTCCGCCGACATCTGGATCGACCGCTGCAGCCTCGCCGACTGCGACGACGGCCTCATCGATATCACCCGCGGGAGCACCGACGTCACCGTCTCCCGGTGCCGCTTCTCCCGCCACGACAAGACCATGCTGGTGGGCGCCGACCCGTCCCACACCGGCGACCGCGGCATCCGCGTCACCGTCCACCACTGCTTCTTCGACGGCACGCGGCAGCGCCACCCGCGGGTGCGGTTCGGGAGGGCGCACCTGTACAACAACTACACGAGGGGGTGGGGCATCTACGCGGTGGCCGCCGGGGTGGAGGCGCAGGTGGCGTCGCAGTGCAACGTGTACGAGGCCGgggcggagaggaaggcggtGTTCAGGTACGTgccggagagggcggcggaccgggaggaggcggaggccgggTGGGTGAGGTCGGAGGGGGACGCCTTCCTCAACGGGGCGCGGCCGTGCctggtggacggcggcgacgcggcggtgttCAGGCCGGAGGAGTACTACGAGAGGTGGACCAtggaggcggcgtcgccggcgctcAAGGAGGTGGTGCAGCTGTGCGCCGGGTGGCAGCCCGTGCCGAGGCCACCGGGCGagtga
- the LOC127776851 gene encoding arginine-specific demethylase JMJ20: MAALDGRAAVPCEIAPRNEPRKPSNQTVPSLPENHRRHKSRLSPTTTTPNSGGPKLRRLQSPSPPREAGDSPLPTEKMAGGSCGGGSRVKVVGQVERVDGATLSYAEFVDRFMRPNLPVVLTGLTSSWRSCHDWTLAAAADRRAPDLDFLARSFPSPLVQVADCSSREFSDQKRLEMSMREFVDHWAASSSNGDSDGSLLYLKDWHFVKEYPGYVAYTTPTFFADDWLNMYLDSHPIHRDSDIANHTNEINCADYRFVYMGPKGTWTPLHADVFRSYSWSANVCGRKLWLFLPPSQSHFVFDRNLRSSVYNINDDVSEKRFPEFNNTKWLECTQEQNEIIFVPSGWYHQVHNLEDTISINHNWFNGYNLHWVWNLLHEDYKVAKDYIEDIRDICDDFEGLCQRNLAANTGMNFYDFFVFITRFALANIVELYHIQNPKDTDFISAETANHFVYNLMSIRDVASKMVSTEAFNTENICNISEQNRSAFSDIIKILEEESFRRLLVALSKAYNYIDRGQKDCLKMKDSSQKGCLSVTCLKPDCNVVGDIISFMREIHGPMDLVTLIDSALSDR, from the exons ATGGCGGCGCTAgatggccgcgccgccgtgccgtgcg AAATAGCCCCACGAAACGAGCCCAGAAAGCCCAGTAACCAAACCGTCCCGTCCCTTCCAGAAAACCACCGGCGGCACAAATCGCGGCtgtccccgacgacgacgactccgaaTTCGGGAGGACCGAAGCTGCGCAGGCTCCAATCTCCATCTCCACCTCGTGAAGCAGGAGACTCACCGCTCCCGACGGAGAAGATGGccggcggcagctgcggcggcggcagccgcgtgAAGGTGGTGGGGCAGGTGGAGCGGGTGGACGGGGCGACGCTGAGCTACGCGGAGTTCGTCGACCGCTTCATGAGGCCCAACCTCCCCGTCGTCCTCACGGGCCTCACCTCCTCCTGGCGGTCCTGCCACGACTggacgctcgccgccgccgccgaccgccgcgcccCCGACCTCGACTTCCTCGCCCGAAGCTTCCCTTCTCCCCTCGTGCAG GTTGCTGACTGTTCCTCGAGGGAGTTCTCGGACCAGAAGCGGCTCGAGATGTCGATGCGGGAGTTTGTCGACCACTGGGCTGCGAGTTCGAGCAATGGGGATTCTGATGGTTCCCTGCTGTACCTGAAAGATTGGCATTTTGTGAAG GAGTACCCTGGTTATGTTGCATACACCACACCAACATTCTTTGCCGATGATTGGCTCAACATGTATCTTGATAGTCATCCTATACATCGAGATTCTGACATTGCCAACCATACAAATGAAATAAACTGTGCTGACTATCGGTTTGTTTACATGGGACCAAAAG GAACTTGGACTCCTCTTCATGCTGATGTTTTTAGGTCATACAGCTGGTCGGCAAATGTATGCGGCAGAAAACTATGGCTCTTTCTACCACCATCACAAAGTCATTTTGTATTTGATAG GAACCTACGATCTTCGGTCTATAACATAAATGATGATGTTTCTGAAAAGCGGTTTCCTGAATTCAATAAT ACTAAATGGCTAGAGTGCACTCAGGAGCAGAATGAAATCATTTTTGTGCCTAGTGGGTGGTATCACCAAGTCCATAACCTG GAGGATACTATATCAATAAACCATAATTGGTTTAATGGCTACAACCTTCATTGGGTG TGGAACTTGCTTCATGAAGATTACAAGGTAGCAAAAGATTATATTGAAGACATTCGGGACATATGTGACGATTTTGAGGGACTATGTCAACGCAACTTAGCAGCAAATACAG GCATGAACTTCTATGACTTCTTCGTCTTCATAACACGTTTTGCTTTAGCCAATATAGTTGAGCTTTACCATATTCAGAATCCAAAAGATACTGACTTCATTTCAGCCGAAACTGCTAACCACTTTGTCTATAATCTCATGTCAATCCGTGATGTTGCATCAAAAATGGTATCTACAGAAGCTTTCAATACCGAGAATATTTGTAATATCTCAGAACAAAACCGGAGTGCTTTCTCTgatatcataaaaatattggaagaagagagTTTCAGAAGGTTATTGGTGGCGTTGTCAAAGGCATATAATTACATAGACAGAGGACAAAAAGATTGTCTCAAAATGAAGGATTCAAGTCAGAAGGGTTGTTTGTCAGTAACCTGCTTAAAACCTGACTGTAATGTTGTTGGTGACATTATTTCTTTCATGCGTGAGATTCATGGACCTATGGATTTGGTAACACTAATTGATAGTGCTCTCTCTGATAGATAG
- the LOC127760249 gene encoding disease resistance protein RPM1-like, whose amino-acid sequence MAEGVVGSLIGKLGAALAKEAATYGASLLCQEVSALKRLFAQIRDVKDELESMEAFLHGAERFKDIDETTGNYVKKIRGLAFEIEDAVDKFTYKLEDKHGGFTAKMRKRIKHVKAWRRLALRLQDIKQRLEHADRRKVRYDLSVIGSSGHSKSPEQSFQFAREEDLVGIEINKELLMQWLAGDSEQGCKIATVWGMGGVGKTTLVSHVFKTVKLDFDVSGFVTVTNSYQFDDLLKKISTEFEIPIDADNIAVGSLGQSIHNHLKGKRYILVLDDVWQPNVWFNLRNVFPAESTGRFIFTTRMQEVALLATKKSTIELAPLDAHCSWQLFCKEAFWNTDNKTCPKELRCIALMFVDKCAGLPIAIACIGRLLSCKHPIYSEWEHVYKDLEIQLTNNAILDVDIVLKVSLEDLQRNLKNCFLHCTMFPESYAFNRKRLIRHWIAAGYIQELGSKTVEEVAEGYLNELVNRSLLQVVERNLSGRVRRCRMHDIIRLLALRKSKEEFFCQVYKGSEACSIENTRRLSIQNVSIQHLSGSSAPCLRSLHVFSSNRRIDSLEAFLKSFKFLSTLDLQGISIKRLPKIVFDLFNLRFLGLRKTYIEYLPKELSRLQNLEVLDAYDSKLLILPVEVSTLRKLKYLYVVRVPEGSYDRVLAFDGLQVPMGICNLIDLLALQLIEASTEVLRHIGCLTKLRTFAIGKVRTEHCADLCDAIMRMTRLVHITIISADEKEVLQLETLRLPSTIAKIDLGGKLSEESMSRLISTSSNLVNLTELNLCFSKLNEDSFACLLNLHNLVELYLSKAYDRRELIFHATSFPKLKLLSVWDAPNLRKIAIQQGALQSLVKLWLIDCPELRDVPDGIEHLRTLEHLIIKGSSDELRRKLEIKGKSNKRNEDIMKISHVKWVEIV is encoded by the coding sequence ATGGCGGAGGGCGTTGTAGGATCGCTGATCGGCAAGCTTGGTGCGGCCTTGGCGAAAGAGGCAGCAACCTACGGCGCATCGCTGCTCTGCCAGGAAGTCTCTGCTCTCAAGCGTCTCTTTGCCCAGATCCGGGACGTCAAGGACGAGCTGGAGAGCATGGAGGCCTTCCTCCATGGAGCTGAGCGGTTCAAGGACATCGACGAGACTACTGGAAACTATGTCAAGAAGATCCGAGGGCTGGCTTTCGAGATCGAGGATGCTGTTGATAAGTTCACCTACAAGCTGGAGGACAAGCATGGGGGATTCACTGCCAAGATGAGGAAAAGGATCAAGCATGTCAAGGCATGGCGTCGTCTCGCACTCAGGCTGCAAGACATCAAGCAAAGGCTTGAACATGCCGACAGGAGGAAGGTCCGTTATGATCTGAGTGTGATTGGGAGTAGTGGTCACTCTAAATCCCCTGAACAATCTTTTCAGTTTGCGAGGGAAGAGGATCTGGTGGGGATTGAGATAAATAAGGAGTTGCTGATGCAGTGGCTCGCGGGTGATTCGGAACAAGGGTGTAAAATTGCAACAGTTTGGGGGATGGGAGGTGTGGGAAAGACCACTTTGGTTTCCCATGTGTTCAAGACTGTGAAATTGGATTTTGATGTTTCTGGATTCGTGACTGTCACAAACAGCTACCAATTTGATGATCTATTGAAGAAGATCTCCACAGAGTTCGAAATTCCAATCGATGCTGATAACATTGCGGTGGGAAGCCTAGGTCAGAGCATTCATAACCATCTGAAAGGCAAAAGGTACATCTTGGTTCTTGACGATGTTTGGCAACCGAATGTTTGGTTTAATCTAAGGAATGTGTTTCCTGCTGAAAGCACTGGTCGGTTTATTTTCACTACTAGAATGCAGGAAGTAGCATTGCTAGCAACTAAAAAATCTACAATTGAATTAGCACCGTTAGATGCACATTGTTCATGGCAGTTGTTCTGCAAAGAAGCATTTTGGAACACTGACAACAAAACATGCCCTAAGGAACTACGATGTATAGCTTTGATGTTTGTAGATAAGTGTGCTGGCTTGCCCATTGCCATTGCATGCATAGGCCGCTTGTTATCCTGCAAACACCCGATATACTCTGAATGGGAACATGTGTACAAGGACTTAGAGATTCAGCTCACCAACAATGCGATCCTTGATGTTGATATTGTTCTGAAAGTCAGCTTGGAGGATCTTCAACGTAATTTGAAGAACTGTTTTTTGCACTGCACAATGTTTCCAGAAAGTTATGCATTCAACAGAAAAAGATTAATCAGACATTGGATAGCAGCTGGATACATTCAAGAGTTAGGTAGCAAAACAGTAGAGGAAGTGGCAGAGGGCTACTTAAATGAACTTGTAAACAGAAGCCTGTTACAGGTAGTTGAGCGCAATCTATCTGGTCGAGTTCGCAGGTGCCGAATGCATGACATAATCCGTTTACTTGCCCTCAGAAAATCAAAGGAGGAATTTTTTTGTCAAGTTTACAAGGGCTCTGAGGCATGTTCAATCGAGAATACACGTCGTTTATCAATCCAAAATGTAAGTATTCAACACCTTTCTGGATCAAGTGCACCATGTCTCCGATCCCTCCATGTTTTCAGTAGTAATCGGAGAATTGATTCGCTGGAGGCTTTCCTCAAATCATTCAAGTTTCTGTCAACGTTGGATCTTCAAGGTATTTCAATCAAGAGGCTACCTAAGATTGTTTTTGACTTGTTTAATCTACGGTTCTTGGGTCTTCGCAAAACATATATCGAGTATCTCCCAAAAGAACTGAGTAGGTTACAGAATTTGGAAGTCTTGGATGCTTATGATTCTAAGCTATTGATTCTTCCAGTGGAAGTGTCCACACTTCGGAAACTGAAATATCTATATGTGGTAAGAGTTCCAGAGGGATCTTATGATAGAGTTCTTGCTTTTGATGGCCTCCAAGTGCCTATGGGTATCTGTAATTTGATTGACTTGCTGGCCCTGCAACTTATTGAAGCTAGCACTGAGGTTCTGCGTCATATTGGATGTTTAACCAAGTTAAGAACCTTTGCAATCGGTAAAGTTAGGACTGAACACTGTGCAGATTTGTGTGATGCAATCATGAGAATGACTCGTCTTGTTCATATTACAATCATTTCAGCTGATGAGAAAGAAGTGCTACAGTTAGAAACACTTCGTTTACCTTCTACTATTGCAAAGATTGATCTAGGGGGCAAGCTAAGCGAGGAATCCATGTCACGGTTGATCTCAACCAGTTCAAACCTCGTTAACCTTACTGAATTAAACTTGTGCTTCTCCAAACTCAATGAAGACTCTTTTGCTTGCCTCTTGAATTTACACAACTTAGTTGAGCTTTATCTTTCAAAGGCTTATGACAGAAGGGAACTAATCTTCCATGCAACATCATTTccaaaactcaaattactatcAGTATGGGATGCTCCAAATCTCAGAAAAATTGCAATCCAGCAAGGTGCGTTACAAAGTCTTGTTAAGCTATGGCTAATTGATTGTCCAGAATTAAGGGATGTTCCTGATGGCATCGAGCATCTGAGAACCCTTGAGCATCTGATAATTAAGGGAAGTTCAGATGAGCTCCGGAGAAAGCttgagataaaaggaaaatcgAACAAACGCAACGAAGATATAATGAAGATCAGCCATGTCAAATGGGTCGAAATTGTTTAG